In Paraflavitalea devenefica, the following are encoded in one genomic region:
- a CDS encoding DUF6528 family protein gives MRSLFVIASLLLALSCRRDHSNPVSDPALSNETATTAAEAATPKEIIICDQKNARIIMVDIANGNTITWEWKATASYAMIRSGAQGWFSNLSEAKLVYNGKYVLATASGGGVALINVSSKKAIWYDYAGGNTHSAELLPNGNIVTASTTGGYLMIFTVDSYINDESAQTAPIAFEDVHNVVWDHARQQLYAAGKDKLKVFTYNGSCGAPKLTLKTTYTMPEGNAHDLFPVHGSTTDLWLTNSGHIYRFNVTTGVFTLVKTTSAVKSVASGPSGYQTIMAKANGVGGETWRTDRILDINGAVVYQHASLGLYKARWKLVNAFSYPAGDSFHECTHP, from the coding sequence ATGAGATCATTATTTGTGATTGCTTCTTTATTGCTGGCCCTATCCTGCCGGCGCGATCATTCAAATCCTGTTTCAGACCCTGCCCTTAGTAATGAAACAGCTACCACAGCGGCTGAAGCCGCCACTCCCAAAGAGATTATTATCTGTGATCAAAAGAATGCCCGCATTATTATGGTAGATATTGCCAATGGCAATACGATTACCTGGGAATGGAAGGCTACCGCCTCTTATGCCATGATCCGCTCCGGCGCGCAGGGTTGGTTTTCCAACCTCAGCGAAGCCAAGCTGGTGTATAATGGCAAGTATGTGCTTGCCACCGCTTCGGGCGGCGGCGTGGCGCTGATCAATGTTTCCAGCAAGAAAGCCATCTGGTACGATTATGCCGGCGGGAATACGCACTCCGCAGAGTTGTTGCCTAATGGCAATATCGTGACTGCTTCTACTACCGGTGGCTACCTGATGATCTTTACTGTTGATTCGTATATCAACGATGAATCTGCCCAGACCGCTCCTATTGCCTTTGAAGATGTACATAATGTGGTATGGGACCATGCACGGCAGCAGTTGTATGCCGCCGGGAAAGACAAGCTAAAGGTATTCACGTATAATGGCAGTTGCGGAGCGCCCAAGTTAACCTTGAAAACTACGTACACGATGCCCGAGGGCAATGCGCATGACCTGTTTCCCGTACATGGCAGCACAACAGACCTGTGGCTCACGAATTCAGGACATATTTACCGGTTCAATGTAACGACCGGCGTCTTTACTTTAGTGAAAACCACGAGCGCCGTTAAGTCTGTTGCATCCGGACCTTCAGGCTATCAAACGATTATGGCCAAAGCCAATGGGGTGGGCGGTGAAACCTGGCGCACCGATCGAATACTGGATATTAACGGGGCCGTAGTATACCAGCATGCTTCCCTGGGATTGTATAAGGCCCGCTGGAAGCTGGTGAATGCGTTCAGTTATCCGGCCGGGGATAGTTTTCACGAATGTACGCACCCGTAG
- a CDS encoding response regulator produces the protein MAIKVFIVDDHYMVIEGIRALLQNETSIELTGHAMSADSCLSFLQQQQPDVILMDINLGDKSGIDLCATVKQKYPDIFILGLSTFNQQSFIRKMVDNGASGYALKNATREELLEAITTIVKGKLYFSHEAARSLRAPDQSDLPVLTRREKEVLGLIAEGLTNNEIAEKLFIGTTTVDTHRKSLLNKLNAKNTASLIRIATQLQLI, from the coding sequence ATGGCTATAAAAGTTTTCATAGTTGATGACCATTACATGGTCATAGAAGGTATTCGCGCTTTGCTGCAAAATGAAACCAGCATCGAGCTTACCGGTCATGCCATGTCTGCCGACTCCTGCCTGTCCTTTCTGCAACAGCAACAGCCGGATGTCATCCTCATGGACATCAACCTCGGCGATAAAAGTGGTATTGATCTTTGCGCAACAGTCAAACAAAAATATCCGGACATCTTCATCCTGGGCCTCAGCACTTTCAACCAGCAAAGCTTCATTCGTAAAATGGTGGACAACGGCGCCAGTGGTTATGCGTTAAAAAATGCAACACGTGAAGAATTGCTGGAAGCTATCACCACCATCGTAAAAGGAAAACTCTACTTCAGCCATGAAGCTGCCCGCTCGCTGCGTGCGCCCGATCAATCAGACTTGCCTGTGCTCACCCGGCGGGAAAAAGAAGTATTGGGCTTAATTGCAGAAGGACTGACCAATAACGAAATTGCGGAAAAACTCTTTATCGGTACCACCACCGTTGATACCCACCGGAAAAGCCTGCTTAACAAATTAAACGCAAAGAACACTGCCTCCCTCATTCGCATCGCTACTCAGTTGCAGCTTATTTAA
- a CDS encoding tetratricopeptide repeat-containing sensor histidine kinase, with protein sequence MPKITPITLLLLILTLPAWTQVNKRDSLLKQLPQAKEDTAKVLLLCNIGEAYENSEPETAKQYFKQAGALARKLNYTWGKYKQLELFGDIYLLQGNLDSALFYQQEALAVAEKMKDSLSIGISLFNVGINYRERADYQKAIEYCLRGRKIMDQLGNAGIEVQMNDALQILYHNRSEYDKAIVFGEKAVAQARALKKREFLGKCLINLSLSYKNTNQLNKAMVALEETLKIGEEYQDIRVQAATQLNLAGIALKLRNYPLTKKHAEKSLALHLELGDPNGKITALRAIAICNLQEGKLSLAKQYAGEALALSRTHNYRVEEASVYNVLSSIAYAEKDFANGITWSDSMVTVLEAMVGEVISTKSADLEKKYETEKKEARIKQLEAERTVQELRLRQKNIFNYILIGGAATILLIALLSWRNYRQKQALQQKRINELQTEKQLAATEAVLKGEEQERTRLAKDLHDGLGGMLSGIKYSFNTMKGNLIMTPENQQAFERGIDMLDSSINEMRRVAHNLMPEALVKFGLDTALKDFCNDINQSGSLKLTYQSSGLENTVIGSNMAITIYRVVQELVNNVLKHAGAATALVQIEKNETGVAVTVEDDGKGFDTTILRQTKGIGWDNIQSRVNYLKGKVDVQAAPGKGTSVLIELPV encoded by the coding sequence ATGCCTAAGATAACCCCCATAACCCTGCTGTTGCTTATCCTTACATTACCTGCATGGACGCAGGTAAACAAAAGAGACAGCTTATTAAAGCAATTACCCCAGGCCAAAGAAGATACCGCTAAAGTATTGCTGCTCTGTAATATTGGCGAGGCGTATGAAAACAGTGAACCTGAAACAGCGAAACAATATTTTAAACAGGCAGGCGCATTGGCCAGGAAATTAAATTATACCTGGGGAAAGTATAAACAACTCGAACTTTTTGGTGACATATATCTTCTTCAGGGTAACCTTGATTCCGCGCTATTTTACCAGCAGGAAGCATTGGCGGTGGCCGAAAAAATGAAGGATTCTCTTAGCATCGGCATTTCCCTGTTCAACGTTGGGATCAATTACCGGGAGAGAGCAGACTACCAAAAGGCCATTGAGTATTGCCTCCGGGGCAGGAAGATCATGGACCAGTTAGGCAATGCTGGCATTGAAGTGCAAATGAATGATGCGTTGCAGATACTGTATCACAACAGGTCAGAATATGACAAAGCTATTGTATTCGGTGAAAAAGCAGTAGCGCAGGCAAGAGCATTGAAGAAGAGAGAGTTTCTGGGCAAATGCCTCATCAATTTGTCGCTCAGTTACAAAAACACCAATCAGCTTAATAAGGCGATGGTGGCGCTCGAAGAGACATTAAAAATAGGAGAGGAATACCAGGACATACGGGTCCAGGCAGCTACACAGCTAAACCTGGCGGGAATAGCGTTAAAGCTGCGTAACTATCCGTTGACAAAAAAACATGCGGAAAAAAGCCTGGCCCTGCACCTTGAATTGGGCGACCCCAACGGCAAAATCACCGCCCTGCGTGCAATTGCCATTTGTAACCTGCAGGAAGGTAAGCTGTCACTTGCCAAACAATATGCCGGTGAAGCGCTTGCACTCAGCCGTACCCACAATTACAGGGTAGAAGAAGCGTCTGTATACAATGTCCTTTCATCCATTGCCTATGCTGAAAAAGATTTCGCAAATGGTATTACCTGGAGTGATTCCATGGTAACTGTACTGGAAGCAATGGTTGGTGAAGTGATATCAACGAAGTCGGCCGACCTGGAAAAGAAATACGAGACCGAAAAGAAAGAAGCCCGGATCAAACAACTCGAAGCGGAAAGAACAGTGCAGGAACTGAGACTGCGACAAAAGAACATCTTTAACTATATCCTGATCGGCGGCGCTGCTACTATATTGCTGATTGCCTTGCTTTCCTGGCGTAACTACCGGCAAAAACAGGCCTTACAACAGAAGCGCATCAATGAACTGCAAACCGAAAAACAACTGGCAGCTACCGAGGCCGTCCTCAAAGGGGAAGAACAGGAACGCACCCGCCTGGCAAAAGACCTTCACGATGGCCTGGGAGGCATGTTGTCGGGCATAAAATATTCATTCAATACTATGAAGGGAAATCTCATCATGACGCCGGAAAACCAGCAGGCATTTGAACGGGGCATTGATATGCTCGACAGTTCCATCAACGAAATGAGGCGCGTGGCCCACAACCTCATGCCCGAAGCGCTGGTAAAATTTGGATTGGATACCGCATTAAAGGACTTTTGTAATGACATCAACCAATCCGGTAGCCTCAAATTGACATACCAGTCCAGCGGCCTGGAAAATACCGTTATTGGATCTAATATGGCCATTACCATCTACAGGGTTGTGCAGGAATTGGTCAACAATGTGCTGAAGCATGCGGGTGCTGCTACAGCCCTTGTTCAGATAGAGAAAAATGAAACGGGAGTTGCCGTAACAGTGGAAGATGATGGAAAAGGATTCGATACTACCATCCTGCGGCAAACCAAAGGCATTGGCTGGGACAACATTCAAAGCCGGGTAAATTACCTGAAAGGTAAAGTAGACGTACAGGCTGCACCGGGCAAAGGAACATCAGTACTCATTGAACTACCTGTTTAA
- a CDS encoding CARDB domain-containing protein, which translates to MKKYLYLLLLSAVSLCAYAQDPAYPPAPPTPLNVVAAEYFIDTDPGFGLGTAIPLTPAGNISNANITINVNGLSVGIHRLFIRTRNADGSWSLVAIKDFLYNQDPVYTAPPAAPQQVTAVEYFIDTDPGAGNGTAIPITPAVDLNNIPAVVNTNGLPAGIHRLYIRTRNNEGRWSITNVKDFAVDFNPSYPAAPPAIQNIIAAEYFIDTDPGIGQGIDIPITPGTNLNDVTTAINTNGLSTGTHRLYLRTRSNEGHWSITHVKEFIVNFDPSYPITPAAPQNIIAAEYFIDTDPGPGSGNVLPVTPGIDLSNISATINTGGLSVGTHRLYLRTKSTEGYWSVTNIKEFIVSSEVGYPTPPAAPLNVVAAEYFVDTDPGAGLGTAISITPGTDVANVAVAVNTAGLSDGDHRLYIRTRNEEGRWSMTNNSAFFVGQQVASWSIAPAGGHDYGNVAVNTAATYQFKIHNTGNQPVLLSSVVFSTPGFSASYTAGAVIAVSDSLSLPVTFIPTAAGPYTAQLKIKSGTAGVDSVTTVVSGNGYTPGTRPVLQWVAASPYNGVTGVNPAVGQTGLYTYKVLYQSANNRAPEAGYPKVGIDLNGDQDFNDLGEGSFAMVKEGTSTDYAAGVVYGYIFNQEYNSNVLGYQFFAKDDNGNTSNSVYKAGPVVTNEQLDLRLFANDISFSKNNPAPGEVFTVTANIKNSTAFSAVNVPVKFYRDTILIGSGVVPAVGAFGSATITHTLSFPADGFYPIKVWIDSSNTLGESNILNNYAIRPVIVGSPVLPGGITVTSNATLQQCPQLKVLITGSASYFGTASPTMVAGAEVTINTGSAVIHTTTDANGHYSYLLTGVSCGGNFTYTVSVTDFTFTSNTLTNALAVPCPPVNACGTPPPSNGGVVATFSSTPCSNVVGGNSNVNFVLKYRERDINNMWSPFDEIRNDTLRVFQDGVLIQTIGAADNSHGPGNEVTIPVSIPLNSTTPVNITGELSYTYVEYRQIPSSIYHGIHTAIVTSGGGTIHPEPNLPDLTIQDFSRMKFTSFSFKDANIKCGNAGSHVVRVYDSIPNGTITLVKTQTISSLNGGTTITIHYSNPAMTPGTHILKIVTDEVNTVAEQNENNNVFLATVVIPMADLTVSSIKPPSTDLAVGSTVTFSARIRNTGKETGTFKVQFLVNNVALGTKVTVGSISEDDSVLVTSDAYTVTNTPADCGVIVRAVADVDAEVTESNEGNNSRIISLDADLRPYQLAYELGAAANPVVVRVNTTNQFFAAVRNIGERDVTGVTVRFILDGNRIGGDEIALVRAGEVFAGYGSFTHTFTTPGNYVVQVETDTANTICEFSESNNTGSFHIRVVDSKQDFEVLSQFISPSSLNPAPGQNITLVGTVKNMGGKPSQGSVLRFLVDDIQLGADVPFNSLQPGRDTTVAATATYASLITGVKVMKIVVDPAGSADEEREDNNEATRTMIVGDAPDMARSKAGAITFNPNGFRSGDSVVVSYSIKNSGSQDGTAYVRFLILDEGDAITAMDSVPRFYLAAGATLTLSRKMLFDIEKGRVIAQIIDCSPIEFDLTNNNDTLAFSTVMNLTSNVVVNGDLDMEEGLPAQLPGWIGGKLVLGNYDLVINGRINSFDTAHFVVTNGTGKLKMVNSAAENVFPVGTSVSSHNFVKIHNAGTPDHYSVGIAPYVLKNGTGGDTISTAFVDRTWFIEEQTPGGSNATVTFYWNASDELPAFDRAQSRSAHYTSSWQLGTIGIAIVDSIGRFRKEQAGFTSFSPFSVASGNAVLPLHLLQFNVSMKDKDAQLEWKAEAEVNTMQFVVLHSRDGIQFEEIGIVKATNRPGINQYSFAHPNLAAGMHYYRLKMVDIDGAFTYSPIRWVKREHGTGIGLYPNPAQRLVTVTGLEAGGTLRILTMDGKAMKQLRTGGSTLQLDVSNLVPGVYMLQYEHQGIRQQLSLIRQ; encoded by the coding sequence ATGAAAAAGTATTTATACCTGCTTTTATTGTCGGCAGTATCCCTGTGCGCCTACGCGCAGGACCCTGCCTATCCACCGGCGCCACCTACGCCACTTAATGTGGTGGCTGCGGAGTACTTTATTGATACAGACCCGGGCTTTGGCCTGGGTACTGCTATTCCCCTGACACCGGCAGGCAATATCAGCAATGCCAATATTACCATTAATGTAAATGGATTGAGTGTTGGCATACACCGGCTTTTCATCCGCACACGCAATGCGGATGGCAGCTGGAGCCTTGTGGCCATAAAAGATTTCTTATATAACCAGGACCCGGTATATACGGCCCCTCCCGCTGCACCGCAGCAGGTGACGGCCGTTGAATATTTCATTGATACTGATCCCGGCGCCGGCAATGGCACAGCCATCCCTATTACGCCGGCCGTTGACCTGAATAATATTCCTGCTGTGGTCAATACGAACGGATTACCGGCCGGCATACACCGCCTGTATATCCGTACCCGGAATAATGAAGGGCGCTGGAGCATTACCAATGTGAAAGATTTCGCCGTGGATTTTAATCCGTCTTACCCTGCTGCTCCACCAGCGATACAAAACATTATCGCTGCAGAATATTTTATTGATACCGACCCGGGCATTGGCCAGGGTATTGATATTCCGATTACTCCCGGCACTAACCTGAATGATGTCACTACTGCGATCAATACGAACGGCTTAAGCACAGGCACGCATCGCCTGTACCTGCGTACGAGGAGTAATGAAGGACACTGGAGTATTACGCACGTGAAAGAGTTTATTGTGAATTTTGACCCGTCGTATCCTATCACACCGGCAGCGCCACAAAATATTATTGCCGCAGAATATTTCATCGATACTGATCCGGGGCCTGGCAGCGGCAATGTTTTACCTGTTACACCAGGTATAGACCTGAGCAATATTTCCGCAACTATTAATACCGGTGGCTTGAGTGTTGGCACCCATCGACTGTACCTGCGCACCAAAAGCACTGAAGGGTATTGGAGCGTTACGAATATAAAAGAGTTTATTGTAAGCTCAGAAGTTGGTTATCCAACGCCTCCTGCAGCACCCTTGAATGTGGTGGCAGCAGAGTATTTTGTGGATACTGACCCTGGCGCAGGGCTGGGTACCGCTATCAGCATTACACCGGGCACGGATGTTGCCAATGTAGCAGTGGCTGTTAATACTGCCGGACTGAGCGATGGCGATCACCGGTTGTATATCCGCACCAGGAACGAGGAAGGCCGCTGGAGCATGACCAATAACAGTGCGTTCTTCGTAGGCCAGCAGGTAGCCAGTTGGAGCATTGCCCCTGCGGGCGGGCACGATTACGGCAATGTAGCAGTGAATACTGCTGCCACGTATCAGTTCAAGATCCACAATACGGGTAACCAGCCTGTGCTATTAAGCAGTGTTGTATTTAGCACTCCGGGCTTTAGTGCTTCCTATACAGCAGGCGCCGTGATTGCAGTCAGTGATTCGCTTAGTTTGCCGGTAACATTCATACCCACTGCCGCCGGACCCTATACAGCACAACTGAAGATTAAATCAGGTACCGCAGGCGTTGACTCTGTTACTACCGTAGTGAGTGGCAATGGTTACACGCCTGGCACACGGCCTGTATTACAGTGGGTGGCTGCCAGTCCGTACAATGGAGTTACAGGCGTGAACCCTGCTGTAGGACAAACAGGCCTGTACACATATAAGGTATTGTACCAATCGGCCAATAACAGGGCGCCGGAGGCGGGCTATCCGAAGGTGGGTATTGACCTGAACGGCGACCAGGACTTTAATGACCTGGGCGAAGGCAGTTTTGCTATGGTGAAAGAAGGCACCAGCACTGATTATGCAGCCGGTGTTGTGTATGGTTATATTTTTAACCAGGAATATAATAGCAATGTATTGGGCTACCAGTTCTTTGCCAAAGATGATAATGGCAACACCAGCAATTCCGTTTATAAAGCTGGCCCCGTTGTTACCAATGAGCAACTGGACCTGCGGCTTTTTGCGAATGATATTTCTTTCAGTAAGAATAATCCTGCCCCAGGTGAAGTATTTACTGTGACGGCCAATATCAAGAACAGCACAGCTTTTTCCGCAGTTAATGTGCCTGTTAAATTTTACAGGGATACGATCCTGATCGGCAGTGGTGTGGTTCCTGCTGTAGGAGCATTTGGCAGCGCCACTATCACGCATACGTTGTCGTTCCCTGCTGATGGGTTTTATCCGATCAAGGTATGGATTGACAGCAGCAATACGCTGGGTGAATCGAATATACTGAATAATTATGCCATCAGGCCGGTGATCGTTGGTTCGCCGGTATTACCGGGTGGTATTACGGTGACTTCCAATGCCACGCTGCAGCAATGCCCTCAACTGAAGGTATTGATCACCGGCTCTGCCAGTTATTTTGGTACAGCCAGCCCCACGATGGTGGCAGGCGCTGAAGTAACGATCAATACCGGCAGCGCTGTTATACACACAACCACTGATGCCAACGGCCATTACAGTTACCTGCTGACAGGTGTAAGCTGTGGCGGCAATTTCACTTACACAGTCAGTGTTACAGACTTCACATTCACCAGCAATACATTGACCAACGCGCTGGCGGTGCCGTGCCCACCGGTCAATGCCTGCGGCACGCCTCCTCCTTCCAATGGTGGTGTGGTTGCTACTTTCAGCAGCACACCATGTTCCAATGTAGTGGGTGGCAATTCCAATGTTAATTTTGTGCTGAAGTACCGTGAGCGGGACATTAATAATATGTGGAGCCCGTTTGATGAGATCCGGAATGATACACTCAGGGTATTCCAGGATGGCGTATTGATACAAACCATTGGCGCTGCTGACAACAGTCATGGCCCGGGCAATGAAGTGACTATTCCTGTAAGCATCCCGCTAAACTCTACTACCCCGGTGAATATTACCGGTGAATTGAGTTACACTTATGTGGAATACAGGCAGATCCCCAGCTCTATTTATCATGGTATCCATACAGCTATTGTAACCTCCGGCGGCGGCACTATTCATCCGGAGCCGAATTTGCCTGATCTTACGATACAGGATTTCAGCCGGATGAAGTTCACTTCCTTCAGCTTTAAGGATGCGAATATCAAATGCGGAAATGCCGGCTCGCATGTAGTGCGGGTGTATGATTCTATTCCTAACGGGACTATTACGCTGGTGAAGACACAGACAATCAGTTCACTGAACGGGGGAACGACGATTACTATCCATTACAGTAATCCGGCCATGACGCCCGGTACGCATATCCTGAAGATCGTGACTGATGAGGTGAATACCGTGGCAGAGCAAAACGAAAACAACAATGTTTTCCTGGCTACGGTGGTGATACCGATGGCTGACCTGACGGTATCGTCTATCAAGCCTCCTTCTACAGACCTGGCCGTTGGTTCTACGGTGACATTCAGCGCCAGAATCAGGAATACCGGCAAAGAAACGGGGACGTTCAAAGTGCAATTCCTTGTTAATAATGTGGCGCTGGGTACGAAGGTTACGGTTGGTTCTATTTCTGAGGATGACTCTGTGCTGGTAACCTCTGATGCTTACACTGTGACAAATACTCCTGCAGACTGTGGTGTGATCGTTCGGGCAGTGGCAGATGTTGACGCAGAAGTGACAGAATCCAATGAAGGCAATAACAGCCGGATCATTTCACTGGACGCTGACCTGCGGCCTTACCAACTGGCGTATGAATTGGGCGCTGCCGCCAATCCTGTAGTGGTGCGTGTTAATACCACCAACCAATTCTTCGCTGCTGTACGGAATATCGGGGAGCGTGATGTAACCGGTGTTACAGTACGGTTTATCCTGGATGGCAACCGGATCGGGGGTGATGAGATAGCACTGGTAAGAGCGGGTGAAGTGTTTGCCGGATATGGTTCGTTTACCCATACGTTCACCACGCCAGGCAATTATGTGGTGCAGGTAGAAACGGATACTGCCAATACTATTTGTGAATTTTCTGAAAGCAATAATACCGGCAGTTTCCATATACGTGTGGTGGACAGTAAGCAGGACTTCGAGGTATTGTCGCAATTTATTTCACCGAGCAGCCTGAACCCGGCGCCGGGCCAAAATATCACCCTGGTGGGTACGGTAAAGAATATGGGTGGCAAGCCATCCCAGGGAAGTGTGCTCCGCTTCCTGGTAGATGATATACAACTGGGTGCAGATGTACCCTTTAACAGTCTGCAACCCGGGCGTGATACTACGGTAGCCGCCACTGCCACTTACGCTTCACTGATCACCGGCGTGAAGGTGATGAAGATCGTAGTTGACCCTGCCGGTTCAGCGGATGAAGAAAGGGAGGATAATAATGAAGCTACCCGCACGATGATCGTGGGCGATGCGCCGGATATGGCCCGCAGCAAGGCAGGCGCCATCACGTTCAACCCGAACGGATTCAGGTCCGGCGACAGTGTGGTGGTTTCTTATTCCATTAAGAACAGTGGTTCGCAGGACGGAACGGCCTACGTACGATTCCTGATCCTGGATGAAGGCGATGCCATCACCGCCATGGACAGTGTACCAAGGTTCTACCTCGCAGCAGGCGCCACGCTGACCCTGAGCAGGAAGATGCTATTCGATATAGAAAAGGGCCGGGTGATCGCTCAGATCATTGATTGCTCGCCCATAGAGTTTGACCTGACCAATAACAATGATACGCTCGCGTTCAGCACAGTGATGAACCTTACCAGTAATGTAGTCGTGAACGGCGACCTGGATATGGAAGAAGGGTTACCGGCCCAATTGCCGGGATGGATCGGCGGCAAGCTGGTATTGGGCAATTATGACCTGGTGATCAACGGACGTATTAACAGTTTTGATACCGCGCACTTTGTGGTAACGAATGGTACCGGTAAGTTAAAAATGGTGAACAGTGCTGCAGAGAATGTTTTCCCGGTAGGCACTTCTGTCAGCAGCCACAATTTTGTAAAGATTCACAACGCCGGCACGCCCGATCATTACAGTGTAGGTATTGCGCCTTACGTATTGAAGAATGGCACCGGCGGCGATACGATCAGTACAGCATTTGTGGACCGTACCTGGTTTATTGAAGAGCAAACGCCGGGTGGCAGCAATGCTACGGTAACGTTTTACTGGAATGCCAGTGATGAGTTGCCGGCTTTTGACCGCGCCCAATCGCGCAGCGCCCATTATACTTCTTCCTGGCAGTTGGGAACTATAGGCATAGCTATTGTGGATTCAATCGGCAGGTTCCGGAAGGAGCAGGCAGGTTTTACCAGTTTCTCTCCTTTCTCTGTAGCCAGCGGCAATGCTGTTTTGCCTCTCCATTTGCTACAATTCAATGTATCCATGAAGGACAAGGATGCACAATTGGAATGGAAAGCGGAAGCGGAAGTGAACACGATGCAGTTTGTGGTATTGCACAGCAGGGATGGAATACAGTTTGAGGAGATTGGTATTGTAAAAGCTACTAACAGACCGGGTATTAACCAGTACAGCTTTGCGCATCCAAACCTGGCAGCAGGCATGCATTATTACCGGCTGAAGATGGTGGATATTGATGGTGCGTTTACTTACTCGCCAATAAGATGGGTAAAGCGTGAGCATGGAACAGGCATCGGTCTGTATCCAAATCCGGCGCAGCGGCTGGTCACCGTAACGGGACTGGAAGCCGGTGGAACCCTGCGGATACTGACGATGGATGGCAAGGCCATGAAACAATTGCGTACGGGTGGCAGTACGCTGCAGTTGGATGTGAGCAACCTGGTACCAGGTGTTTATATGTTGCAGTATGAACACCAGGGCATAAGACAACAGCTATCGTTGATCAGACAATAA